The nucleotide sequence AAAAAGCGACCGGATTGTTCCACACGAGCGTCTCGATCGCCGTCTCGGGGAAGCCTCGCGCGCGAAGATGCATGACCGTACGCGGCACCTTGAGCGGATCGCTCCGTCCCCAGTCGGCCGCGCTGTTGATGATCATCCGCTCGACGCCGTAGCGCTCGAAGATCGTGCCCACGCGCTCCTCGGTCATCTTGGTATCGGGGTAGATCGAGAAGCCGATGTAGTGGCCGCTCTCGACGACGAGCGGAACCGTCTCCTCGGTGTTGTGATCGATCAACACCCGCTCGGGAGCGACCTGCATCTCGCGCACGATGGCCAGGGTTCGCTCGACGCCCTTCACTTTGTCACGGTGGGGAAGGTGGACGAGGAGCGGCAGCTCGTGCTGCGTGGCCAACTCGATCTGCACGCGAAAGAATCGTTCTTCCGTCGCCGTCTGATCGTCGAAGCCGACTTCGCCGACCGCCACCACGCCGTCCTTTTCGAGATAGCGCGGCAGCACTTCGATCACCGCCTGATTGACGCGGCCGTCGTTGGCCTCCTTCGGGTTCAGCGCGAGCGTGCAGACGTGGCGGATCCCGTACTGACTCGCCCGGTAGCGCTCGAAGCCGAGGAGCAGATCGAAGTAATCGACGAAGGTTCCAACCGACGTCCGCGGCTGGCCCTGCCAGAAGGCCGGCTCGCAGACCGCGACGATCCCGGCGAGCGCCATCCGCTCGTAGTCGTCGGTCACCCGGGAGGCCATGTGGGCATGGGGCTCGAATATCCTCATACGGAAGAAGCGGTCAGGACCCGTTCTCGGCTTGGGAATGGGCCCCCGACGATCGTCTCTTCTATCGCTCCCCGCGAGCGAGCGCCACCGCGAGCACGCGGCGCTCGCAGGGATCGGCGGCGGTGGCCAGGC is from Deltaproteobacteria bacterium and encodes:
- a CDS encoding hydrolase TatD, with the protein product MRIFEPHAHMASRVTDDYERMALAGIVAVCEPAFWQGQPRTSVGTFVDYFDLLLGFERYRASQYGIRHVCTLALNPKEANDGRVNQAVIEVLPRYLEKDGVVAVGEVGFDDQTATEERFFRVQIELATQHELPLLVHLPHRDKVKGVERTLAIVREMQVAPERVLIDHNTEETVPLVVESGHYIGFSIYPDTKMTEERVGTIFERYGVERMIINSAADWGRSDPLKVPRTVMHLRARGFPETAIETLVWNNPVAFFSQTGRLDPGELEQPLVIERGPWEGNTLLRGGQRW